One segment of Arthrobacter sp. MMS18-M83 DNA contains the following:
- the rpmD gene encoding 50S ribosomal protein L30 — MAKNLTPSDAQLEITQIKGVIGAKQNQRETLRSLGLKRIGHTVVRTADAVTVGMLNTVPHLVNVEEAK, encoded by the coding sequence ATGGCTAAGAACCTGACTCCCTCCGACGCCCAGTTGGAGATCACCCAGATCAAGGGCGTCATCGGCGCCAAGCAGAACCAGCGTGAAACCCTGCGGTCCCTCGGCCTCAAGCGCATCGGACACACTGTTGTCCGTACCGCTGATGCCGTGACCGTGGGAATGCTCAACACGGTTCCGCACCTCGTGAATGTAGAGGAGGCGAAGTAA
- the rplO gene encoding 50S ribosomal protein L15, whose protein sequence is MAENKTAAEAADKQNTLKVHHLRPAPGAKTAKTRVGRGEGSKGKTAGRGTKGTKARYQVKAGFAGGQLPLHMRLPKLRGFKNPFRVEFQVVNLDKLNELFPEGGVVTVESLVEKGAVRKNQPVKVLGTGDITVKVDVTAHAFSSSAAEKIAAAGGTTTAL, encoded by the coding sequence ATGGCTGAGAACAAAACCGCCGCAGAGGCTGCCGACAAGCAGAACACTCTGAAGGTCCACCACCTGCGTCCCGCCCCGGGTGCCAAGACTGCCAAGACCCGTGTTGGTCGTGGTGAAGGCTCCAAGGGTAAGACCGCCGGTCGCGGTACCAAGGGTACGAAGGCTCGCTATCAGGTCAAGGCTGGCTTTGCCGGCGGCCAGTTGCCGCTGCACATGCGCCTGCCGAAGCTTCGCGGCTTCAAGAACCCGTTCCGGGTTGAGTTCCAGGTTGTAAACCTGGACAAGCTCAACGAGCTGTTCCCGGAAGGTGGCGTTGTCACTGTCGAGTCCCTGGTTGAGAAGGGCGCCGTTCGCAAGAACCAGCCCGTCAAGGTGCTGGGCACCGGTGACATCACCGTCAAGGTTGACGTCACCGCCCACGCTTTCTCTTCCAGCGCAGCTGAAAAGATTGCAGCAGCAGGCGGAACCACCACAGCCCTCTAA